A part of Paroedura picta isolate Pp20150507F chromosome 7, Ppicta_v3.0, whole genome shotgun sequence genomic DNA contains:
- the LOC143841568 gene encoding dual specificity protein phosphatase 13A-like: MAAGESPEGTVNKQAQVPFSGFRGQREAASIAMAEKDSECSSLRLAETPTLKGLEELLNTGRPSCNHADEVWPNLFLGDLVIAHNRFGLWKMGISHVLNAAHGMIFCKGSHGFYGPGIEYYGVPAYDLPSFDLSPYFYPAAEFIQKALSIPGAKILVHCAVGISRSSSLVLAFLMIYHHLSLTEAIKAVKKHRWIFPNRGFQKQLRNLDMQLKPR; encoded by the exons ATGGCAGCTGGAGAGTCTCCAGAGGGCACCGTAAACAAGCAGGCCCAAGTCCCTTTCTCGGGTTTCCGAGGGCAGAGAGAGGCTGCTTCCATCGCGATGGCTGAAAAGGACTCTGAATGCTCCAGCCTGCGCCTAGCTGAGACCCCTACCCTGAAAGGGCTGGAAGAGCTCTTGAACACCGGGAGACCCTCCTGTAACCACGCCGACGAAGTGTGGCCAAACCTCTTCTTAGGAGATCT TGTTATAGCCCACAACAGGTTTGGCTTATGGAAGATGGGCATTAGCCACGTCTTAAATGCAGCCCACGGCATGATATTTTGCAAAGGATCCCACGGCTTCTATGGTCCCGGCATTGAATATTATGGAGTACCAGCCTATGACCTTCCCAGTTTTGACCTTAGTCCATATTTCTATCCTGCGGCGGAATTTATTCAGAAAGCCCTCAGCATCCCGGGAG ccaaaaTCCTCGTGCACTGCGCAGTGGGGATCAGCCGGTCCTCTTCCTTGGTGCTGGCGTTCCTCATGATCTACCACCATCTCTCTTTGACTGAGGCGATCAAGGCGGTGAAAAAGCATCGGTGGATTTTCCCCAATCGGGGCTTCCAGAAACAACTGAGGAATCTGGATATGCAGCTAAAACCACGCTAA
- the LOC143841569 gene encoding dual specificity protein phosphatase 13A-like, protein MAEKDPECSSPCLAETPTLRELEELLNTGRPSCNHADEVWPNLFLGDHLIAHSRFGLWKMGISHILNAAHGTLFCHEPHDFYGTTIEYYGVPAHDLPDFDISPYFYPAAEFIHKALNTPGGKILVHCAVGISRSSSLVLAFLMIYHHLSLTEAIKAVKKHRWIFPNRGFQEQLRNLDIQLRWG, encoded by the exons ATGGCTGAAAAGGACCCTGAATGCTCCAGCCCATGCCTAGCTGAGACCCCTACCCTGAGAGAGCTGGAAGAGCTCTTGAACACCGGGAGACCCTCCTGTAACCACGCCGACGAAGTGTGGCCAAACCTCTTCTTAGGCGATCA CCTTATAGCGCACAGCCGATTTGGTTTATGGAAGATGGGCATCAGCCACATTTTAAATGCTGCTCATGGCACGCTGTTTTGCCACGAACCCCATGATTTTTATGGAACCACCATTGAATATTATGGAGTGCCAGCCCATGACCTTCCTGACTTTGACATAAGCCCATATTTTTACCCTGCAGCAGAATTTATACACAAGGCCCTGAACACTCCAGGAG GCAAAATCTTAGTGCACTGCGCAGTGGGGATCAGCCGGTCCTCTTCCTTGGTGCTGGCGTTCCTCATGATCTACCACCATCTCTCTTTGACTGAGGCGATCAAGGCGGTGAAAAAGCATCGGTGGATTTTCCCCAATCGAGGCTTCCAGGAACAACTGAGAAATCTGGACATTCAGCTCAGATGGGGCTAA